In one Fluviispira vulneris genomic region, the following are encoded:
- a CDS encoding LysE family transporter yields the protein MESLISPFAVFIALGIGAAAPIGPINIEIMRRHINISWIHAVIFGLGACLADLIFLALLGLGLLELFSNSIYMPIFGIFGAALVFWFGIMSFRAPPAESKRKSLNKSFAKQLLDGVLLTLLNPYNVIFWLSVSAQINNLISSQHSFFMGSIGTLTGILIWIILINLIIFFSKKMLTQKVVIIINQVSGAILILLAGYFAYNSVKLLMLKL from the coding sequence ATGGAGTCTTTGATTAGTCCATTTGCTGTTTTTATTGCTTTAGGAATTGGTGCAGCTGCTCCAATTGGTCCAATAAATATTGAAATAATGCGCCGGCATATAAATATCAGTTGGATCCATGCAGTTATATTTGGCTTGGGAGCCTGCCTTGCGGACTTAATTTTCCTTGCTCTTTTAGGATTAGGGCTTTTGGAGTTATTTTCAAATTCAATTTATATGCCTATTTTTGGAATATTTGGAGCAGCACTCGTTTTTTGGTTTGGTATAATGAGTTTTAGAGCCCCCCCAGCTGAAAGCAAAAGAAAAAGTTTAAATAAATCTTTTGCAAAGCAACTTCTAGATGGAGTTCTGCTCACTTTGTTAAATCCTTACAATGTAATTTTTTGGCTTTCTGTGAGTGCGCAAATTAATAATCTTATTTCAAGTCAGCACTCTTTTTTTATGGGTAGTATCGGAACTCTCACTGGTATATTGATTTGGATTATATTGATTAACTTAATTATCTTCTTTTCTAAGAAAATGCTTACACAAAAAGTTGTTATAATTATAAATCAAGTGAGTGGAGCAATTCTCATATTATTAGCAGGGTATTTTGCTTATAATTCTGTTAAACTTTTGATGTTAAAATTGTGA
- a CDS encoding 2OG-Fe(II) oxygenase, whose amino-acid sequence MFNEKIIVRDSLDEISLKKLFNDEALAIHIKKFADVNLSNKLTEYFLEHPKLECHPHDLKKENKTILVDYGVDRVGVSYNTTFGQSKESESYKKYFDGALPAIRDVRKACSPYLAPFDKFRLELDEIWSYGASLANFEGKKMHAGIARIMKRPELSYSVEKQPHFDGLQQKEVKLLGQYSVNIYISMPEIGGELELWDVPAIPIENYIEDSSECDWRGILPTSLIVRPEQGDLIMFNTRKPHAIRSFSANYRVTLQSFIGILPDKHLMLWN is encoded by the coding sequence ATGTTCAATGAGAAAATTATCGTTCGAGATAGTCTTGATGAAATATCGTTAAAAAAACTTTTTAACGATGAAGCTTTAGCAATACATATTAAAAAATTTGCAGATGTTAACTTATCAAATAAGTTAACAGAATATTTTCTTGAGCATCCAAAATTAGAATGTCATCCTCACGATCTTAAAAAAGAGAATAAAACTATTTTAGTTGATTATGGGGTAGACCGTGTCGGAGTATCTTATAATACAACTTTTGGTCAAAGCAAAGAGAGTGAAAGTTATAAAAAATATTTTGACGGAGCTTTGCCAGCAATCCGAGATGTGCGTAAAGCATGTTCACCATATTTGGCACCATTTGATAAATTTCGCTTAGAACTAGATGAGATTTGGTCGTATGGAGCAAGTTTAGCAAATTTTGAAGGAAAAAAAATGCATGCAGGTATTGCACGTATTATGAAGAGGCCTGAATTATCCTATTCTGTTGAAAAACAGCCACACTTTGATGGATTACAACAAAAGGAAGTAAAACTATTAGGGCAATATTCAGTAAATATATACATATCTATGCCTGAAATCGGTGGTGAATTGGAGCTTTGGGATGTTCCAGCAATTCCTATAGAAAATTATATAGAAGATTCATCTGAATGTGATTGGCGTGGTATTTTACCTACTTCTCTTATTGTTAGGCCTGAACAAGGTGACTTAATCATGTTTAATACTCGGAAACCGCATGCAATTCGTAGCTTTTCAGCTAACTATCGTGTAACATTACAAAGTTTTATAGGTATATTGCCAGACAAACATTTAATGCTATGGAATTAA
- a CDS encoding AzlD domain-containing protein, producing the protein MDNAILIAILAAAVVNYMFKIIPMFVVRNIDLKKNTIFKILDYASCCIIGEIIYSAAFKNASLKVLWDTKTLLYLLNIIFIILSFYICIKTGSILKSVFISLSLFTLCLYAWTF; encoded by the coding sequence ATGGATAATGCAATACTGATTGCTATTTTGGCTGCTGCAGTTGTAAATTATATGTTTAAAATTATTCCCATGTTTGTAGTAAGAAACATAGATTTAAAAAAGAATACAATTTTTAAAATCCTTGATTACGCTTCTTGCTGTATCATTGGTGAAATTATTTATTCTGCTGCTTTTAAAAACGCAAGTTTGAAAGTTCTTTGGGATACTAAGACTCTGCTTTATCTGCTTAATATTATTTTTATAATACTATCATTTTATATCTGCATAAAAACTGGATCTATTCTAAAAAGCGTATTTATTTCGTTGAGTCTTTTCACACTTTGTTTGTATGCTTGGACTTTTTAA
- a CDS encoding DNA-3-methyladenine glycosylase family protein, with translation MVKININKIEIDNFFQNISTYSVHSQSASFYEDALYLAYSDLSSDSAQIVKLTRENFNNILNEHSIIASLLGYDYVLPDKVSENIRKFALFKKIGLEKCPPIRLSGFEGLFEGLGQIVIGQQISVAAANTIRTNLIKCFGTKISFDNAVTLQTFPSASIFKSLKDHQLSDVGLSAMKRKCLKELSDFFLKNILDIKNVMLGHGDLVAFRKALKNIHGIGDWTLDWFELKIMRNFNCIPVSDFAVKKSFQWALGANDLATREEIEQYSIKVKPFSGILCHNLLYSYQKHMRSLKK, from the coding sequence ATGGTTAAAATTAATATTAATAAAATAGAGATAGATAATTTTTTTCAAAATATATCTACATATTCTGTTCATTCTCAATCTGCAAGTTTTTATGAAGATGCACTTTATCTTGCCTATAGTGATTTGTCATCTGACTCTGCACAGATCGTTAAACTTACAAGAGAAAATTTTAATAATATTTTAAATGAACATTCTATTATTGCATCTCTTTTAGGATATGATTATGTGCTTCCAGACAAAGTTTCAGAAAATATTCGCAAATTTGCTCTATTTAAAAAAATTGGATTGGAAAAATGTCCTCCTATTAGACTGAGTGGATTTGAAGGTCTTTTTGAGGGGCTTGGACAAATTGTAATAGGTCAGCAAATTTCTGTGGCTGCTGCAAATACGATTAGAACAAATCTTATAAAATGTTTTGGAACAAAAATATCGTTTGATAATGCTGTTACCTTACAAACTTTTCCTTCAGCTTCTATTTTTAAATCTCTTAAAGACCATCAGCTTTCTGATGTTGGCTTGAGTGCAATGAAGCGCAAGTGCTTAAAAGAACTATCAGATTTCTTTTTGAAAAACATATTAGATATTAAAAATGTAATGCTTGGACATGGTGATTTAGTTGCATTCAGAAAAGCCTTAAAAAATATTCATGGCATAGGTGATTGGACACTTGATTGGTTTGAACTTAAAATCATGCGTAACTTTAATTGTATTCCTGTGAGTGATTTTGCAGTTAAAAAATCCTTTCAATGGGCATTAGGTGCAAATGATTTGGCTACTCGTGAGGAAATTGAACAATATTCCATTAAAGTAAAACCTTTTTCGGGCATTTTGTGTCATAATTTATTGTATAGTTATCAAAAGCACATGAGAAGTTTAAAAAAGTGA
- a CDS encoding DotU family type IV/VI secretion system protein: MSNEKIYEPNNNQNLINFFDNSIKKLSEILLKFDDDFTSKSEIIDEKTTQIKIELVNYFNKEMIELKTNRRTHDTQIVEEVIYLVVCLFDDILIHQKSEFAIFWKNSPLEEKIFGSTSGGHVIFDQIDIIIAQPHQKKQELIKLYYSALKIGFQGKYRQISYNNVRQNYVKILSEIIDDFFAENTQLSPPSFLAYNSRIEKYLKIESIYFYIKFITILTIGLLLSGDLCWFITNQFMLHTR, translated from the coding sequence ATGAGTAATGAAAAAATATATGAACCAAACAATAATCAAAATCTAATTAATTTTTTCGATAATTCAATAAAAAAATTAAGTGAAATATTATTAAAATTCGATGATGATTTTACTTCAAAATCAGAAATAATAGATGAAAAGACAACTCAGATTAAAATTGAACTTGTAAATTATTTTAATAAAGAAATGATTGAATTAAAAACAAATAGACGAACTCATGACACACAAATTGTTGAAGAAGTTATTTATTTAGTAGTATGCTTATTCGATGATATTCTTATTCATCAAAAAAGTGAATTTGCAATTTTCTGGAAAAACAGTCCTCTTGAAGAAAAAATATTTGGTTCTACTTCAGGTGGACATGTTATTTTTGACCAGATAGATATTATTATTGCTCAACCTCATCAAAAAAAACAGGAATTGATAAAGTTATATTATTCAGCATTAAAAATTGGTTTTCAAGGGAAATACAGACAGATATCGTATAATAATGTAAGACAAAATTACGTTAAGATACTCAGTGAAATAATAGACGATTTCTTTGCAGAAAATACTCAATTAAGTCCTCCTTCATTTCTTGCATATAATTCAAGGATTGAAAAATATTTGAAAATAGAATCCATATATTTTTATATTAAATTCATAACAATATTAACAATTGGGTTATTACTTTCTGGCGATTTATGCTGGTTCATAACAAACCAATTCATGCTCCACACAAGGTAA
- the tssK gene encoding type VI secretion system baseplate subunit TssK — protein MNISFANAPKLVAWKSGEILIPTVLNYALQRSENLNRIRHIKVNKNQYGIFNLTYELNRSYTNSFKIIEIDCIFNDGYEYYYNHKTQTRELIISLNEFEKFATNEAMIYITIPYGNSILENDNEKESRFLKNTPETINHFDEEKTFSILEPNAILQISDYPPINCSYLPIAKINKINGFVEIAEYIPPHIHFKDSSQLIKIIKSLNSLLRKKLEFITKEALLFQNINNTLSYMQCLNKCATLKKTIGILEPLIECDGISPNQLFLECNKILSFVLSFETTDSLPFFINYQHENLLLTFKPLIEKIEKILEAEISEKFVLIKFNKNEKVYSLNISVEFSKKEIIILLKRNKKMNDLELIEWFKTALICENRDFQASKEKRSLGFERNLEAISYDEILKDKYIGFLIKCDFKSHHANNELIIFQTNNLIQNNAPDEILIYQEKTL, from the coding sequence ATGAATATAAGTTTTGCAAATGCCCCAAAACTTGTCGCTTGGAAATCTGGCGAAATTTTAATTCCAACAGTTCTAAACTACGCATTACAACGTTCAGAAAATTTAAATAGAATTAGGCATATTAAAGTCAATAAAAATCAATATGGAATATTTAATCTTACATATGAATTAAATAGGTCATATACAAATTCATTTAAAATAATAGAAATTGATTGCATATTCAATGATGGATACGAGTATTATTATAATCATAAAACACAAACTAGAGAACTTATAATTTCACTTAATGAATTTGAAAAATTCGCAACAAATGAAGCTATGATTTATATAACAATCCCCTATGGCAATAGTATATTAGAAAATGACAATGAAAAAGAATCAAGATTTTTAAAAAATACTCCTGAGACAATTAATCATTTTGATGAAGAAAAAACATTTTCAATCTTAGAACCAAATGCTATTTTACAAATAAGCGATTATCCTCCAATTAATTGCTCATATTTGCCAATCGCAAAAATAAATAAAATTAATGGTTTTGTAGAGATCGCTGAGTATATACCACCACACATACATTTTAAAGATAGTTCACAACTAATTAAAATAATTAAATCACTAAATAGTTTACTCAGGAAAAAACTAGAATTCATTACAAAGGAAGCACTACTATTTCAAAATATTAATAATACTTTAAGCTATATGCAATGCTTAAATAAATGTGCTACACTTAAAAAAACTATTGGCATACTTGAACCACTTATTGAATGCGATGGTATATCACCGAATCAACTTTTTCTAGAATGCAATAAAATTCTATCATTTGTTTTATCTTTCGAAACTACAGATTCTTTACCTTTTTTTATAAATTATCAACATGAAAATCTATTACTTACTTTCAAGCCATTAATTGAAAAAATTGAAAAAATATTGGAAGCTGAAATTTCGGAAAAATTTGTTCTAATTAAGTTCAACAAAAATGAAAAAGTATACAGTTTAAATATTTCTGTAGAGTTCTCCAAAAAAGAAATTATTATACTTTTAAAGAGAAACAAAAAAATGAATGACTTGGAATTGATTGAATGGTTCAAAACTGCTCTCATTTGTGAAAACAGAGACTTCCAAGCATCGAAAGAAAAGCGCTCACTTGGTTTTGAAAGAAATCTTGAAGCAATATCATATGATGAAATTCTAAAAGATAAATATATTGGATTTTTAATCAAGTGTGATTTTAAAAGCCATCATGCAAACAATGAACTCATCATTTTTCAAACAAATAATTTGATACAAAATAATGCTCCAGATGAAATATTAATATACCAAGAGAAAACATTATGA
- a CDS encoding AzlC family ABC transporter permease — MENIKSNTIYFKEGLVDALPIWLSFFFMFSSLGSLCHESQLNNINTLLMTMLIFAAPAQLALIYAFKQDVNVLYITFVVFVINFRFLLNSAVLAPYFKKSKAIHSIIAMFMFSASTFTVAYTKYKSENMMHGHIAYFYGVAIPSYIFACLTTLFGYYFVKDITDTRIPLIFMIVMPLHFAALTARRYPDIFAIVATVSGFLTMPFLQRLHLKFIELVYALVIGVLFCALDARKERAKNG, encoded by the coding sequence ATGGAAAATATAAAATCAAATACAATATATTTTAAAGAAGGTTTAGTCGATGCATTACCCATCTGGCTGTCTTTCTTTTTTATGTTTTCATCTCTAGGTTCTCTATGTCATGAAAGTCAATTAAATAATATAAATACTTTGCTAATGACCATGCTTATTTTTGCAGCTCCTGCTCAGCTGGCTCTCATCTATGCCTTTAAGCAAGATGTGAATGTTCTCTATATTACGTTTGTTGTTTTTGTTATTAATTTTCGTTTTTTATTAAATTCTGCAGTACTGGCTCCCTATTTTAAGAAGTCAAAAGCAATTCACTCTATAATTGCTATGTTTATGTTTAGTGCAAGTACTTTTACAGTTGCTTACACTAAATATAAATCGGAAAATATGATGCATGGACACATTGCGTATTTTTATGGTGTCGCAATTCCTAGCTATATTTTTGCTTGCCTTACAACTTTATTTGGCTATTATTTTGTAAAAGATATTACAGATACACGTATTCCACTCATTTTTATGATCGTGATGCCTTTGCATTTTGCAGCGCTGACTGCACGGCGTTATCCTGATATTTTTGCAATTGTAGCAACAGTCAGTGGTTTTCTTACCATGCCTTTCTTGCAACGCTTGCATTTAAAATTTATTGAGCTTGTCTATGCATTAGTAATAGGAGTTCTTTTTTGTGCTTTAGATGCAAGAAAAGAAAGGGCTAAAAATGGATAA
- a CDS encoding sodium-dependent transporter — protein MKRSQWSSKIGFILASTGATVGLGSIWKFPYVTAMNGGGAFLIIFLLIIFTLGVSLLFAEIAIGRAASCGAVGAFRSLGGKKWSFIGYMGVVCGFIVLSFYSVIGGWTIGYLMRALDGRVMTNDSKILSSLFSNYVSHPYEPIITHGLFVLFTLLIVIFGVQKGIERASKVLMPALFFLMLILIVRSVTLPGAFAGVLILLSPDFSKINSSMIVEALGLAFFSLSVGAGCMLAYGSYLSKGTKLTSAILWITSLTMLTSILAGLMIFPAVASFGLDPASGPGLTYMTMPIVFNHLPFGQFFAISFFSLLLVASLTSAVSLLELIIIFPIDEWHFERKHVTVTICFLIFIVGIPASLSFGILSEYKFFGRNIFDSMDYLATNILLPLGGIGTALFTGWKIWPLIEDELSHSPSISLGMKWICRIIAPVLIALILIFNI, from the coding sequence ATGAAGCGCTCGCAATGGAGTTCGAAAATTGGATTTATTCTTGCATCTACTGGAGCAACAGTTGGATTGGGGTCAATCTGGAAATTTCCATACGTAACTGCGATGAATGGTGGAGGTGCGTTTTTAATTATTTTTTTACTGATAATATTTACTCTAGGAGTTTCACTTTTATTTGCAGAAATCGCTATTGGACGAGCAGCTAGCTGTGGTGCAGTTGGAGCCTTTCGTAGTTTAGGCGGAAAAAAGTGGTCCTTTATTGGTTATATGGGTGTTGTGTGTGGGTTTATAGTTCTTTCATTTTATAGTGTGATTGGAGGTTGGACTATAGGTTATTTGATGCGTGCGCTTGATGGGCGTGTTATGACAAATGATTCTAAAATTCTTTCGTCTCTATTTAGCAATTATGTTTCGCATCCCTATGAACCAATTATTACACATGGTTTATTTGTTTTATTTACTCTTTTAATCGTTATTTTTGGTGTACAAAAAGGGATCGAACGTGCAAGTAAAGTACTTATGCCAGCATTATTTTTTCTTATGCTTATTTTAATCGTCCGCTCAGTTACATTACCAGGTGCTTTTGCTGGAGTTCTCATCTTATTATCGCCTGACTTTTCAAAAATAAACTCATCCATGATTGTAGAAGCTTTGGGCTTAGCTTTTTTCTCATTATCTGTTGGAGCAGGTTGTATGCTTGCTTATGGCTCGTATCTATCTAAAGGAACAAAGCTAACAAGCGCAATTTTATGGATCACTTCATTGACAATGTTGACTTCAATTTTAGCAGGTCTTATGATTTTTCCTGCTGTGGCTTCATTTGGATTAGATCCTGCTTCTGGTCCAGGCTTAACTTATATGACTATGCCGATCGTTTTTAATCATCTTCCATTTGGCCAATTCTTTGCAATATCATTTTTTTCTCTTCTATTAGTTGCATCATTAACTTCTGCTGTTTCTCTATTAGAGTTAATTATTATTTTTCCTATAGATGAATGGCATTTTGAAAGAAAACATGTAACTGTGACAATTTGTTTTCTTATATTTATAGTTGGCATACCAGCATCTTTATCATTTGGAATTTTATCTGAGTACAAATTTTTTGGCAGAAATATATTTGATTCAATGGATTATCTTGCCACAAATATCCTCCTTCCTTTGGGTGGAATAGGAACAGCACTTTTCACTGGCTGGAAGATATGGCCGCTGATCGAGGATGAATTATCACACTCTCCAAGTATATCTTTGGGTATGAAATGGATATGCAGAATTATTGCTCCTGTTCTTATTGCGCTTATTTTAATATTTAATATTTAA